One Sphingomonas limnosediminicola DNA segment encodes these proteins:
- a CDS encoding GNAT family protein encodes MIDVERLAEPMTGDGCRAKLFSDALREPLKAACAEDAEIWQIYANNFGPNGFDKSVDFYRSSPRNRTFVLFEGDELAGMSSYLGIDEGRETLEIGGTYYRPHLRGTGFNWRVKDMMLKRAFDCGVRRVEFRVDRRNGRSQAAMKKLGAVREGVLRADRITWTGHVRDTVLFAILADEWGG; translated from the coding sequence ATGATCGACGTCGAACGGCTGGCGGAGCCGATGACCGGCGACGGGTGCCGCGCGAAACTCTTCTCCGATGCGCTTCGCGAACCGCTGAAGGCCGCCTGCGCGGAAGACGCCGAGATCTGGCAGATCTACGCCAACAACTTCGGCCCCAACGGCTTCGACAAGAGCGTCGATTTCTACCGCTCCAGCCCCCGCAATCGAACCTTTGTGCTCTTCGAAGGCGATGAGCTTGCCGGCATGTCGAGCTACCTCGGCATCGACGAGGGCCGCGAGACGCTGGAGATCGGCGGCACCTACTATCGTCCGCACCTGCGCGGCACGGGCTTCAACTGGCGCGTGAAGGACATGATGCTGAAGCGCGCGTTCGACTGCGGCGTCCGCCGCGTCGAGTTCCGCGTCGACCGTCGCAACGGCCGCAGCCAGGCCGCGATGAAGAAGCTGGGCGCCGTCCGCGAAGGCGTCCTCCGCGCTGACCGCATCACCTGGACCGGCCACGTTCGCGACACGGTGCTCTTTGCCATTCTGGCCGACGAGTGGGGCGGCTAA
- the truB gene encoding tRNA pseudouridine(55) synthase TruB — protein MLHGWIILDKPLGFGSTTAVSAVKRILREAGEPKTKVGHGGTLDPLASGVLPIALGEATKLCGRMLDATKEYEFTIRFGEETDTLDAEGETIATSAVRPARADIEAALPRFTGQIEQVPPAYSALKIDGKAAYARARSGEQVEMKSRATTIFELRVIDATEDSATLAAAVSKGTYIRSLARDIAHALGTVGHVTYLRRTRAGPFSFQQAISLDFLEEAAKARALTRTVLPLTAALDDIPALPVTPDQAQLLRHGQRLSGFPAKPGLGLAMLEETPVALVEASADGLKVVRGFNL, from the coding sequence ATGCTCCACGGCTGGATCATCCTCGACAAGCCGCTGGGGTTTGGCTCGACGACCGCCGTCAGTGCGGTCAAGCGCATCCTCCGCGAGGCAGGAGAGCCGAAGACGAAGGTCGGGCACGGCGGAACGCTTGATCCGTTGGCGAGCGGCGTGCTGCCGATCGCACTCGGCGAGGCGACCAAGCTGTGCGGCCGTATGCTCGACGCGACCAAGGAATATGAATTCACGATTCGCTTCGGCGAGGAGACCGACACGCTCGACGCCGAAGGCGAGACCATCGCGACGAGCGCCGTGCGCCCCGCCCGGGCGGACATCGAAGCAGCGCTTCCACGCTTCACAGGCCAAATTGAGCAGGTTCCGCCAGCTTACTCGGCGCTGAAGATCGATGGAAAGGCGGCGTATGCGCGCGCCCGATCCGGCGAACAGGTCGAGATGAAATCGCGGGCGACGACGATCTTCGAACTCCGTGTCATCGATGCGACCGAAGACAGTGCAACCCTCGCCGCCGCCGTCTCCAAGGGTACCTACATTCGCTCGCTTGCCCGCGACATCGCCCATGCGCTTGGAACCGTGGGTCACGTCACCTATCTAAGGCGTACCCGCGCCGGGCCCTTCTCCTTTCAACAGGCCATTTCACTGGACTTTCTGGAAGAAGCCGCTAAGGCGCGCGCACTGACGAGGACGGTATTGCCGCTAACCGCGGCGCTGGACGACATCCCGGCCCTCCCCGTCACCCCCGACCAGGCACAGCTGCTCCGTCATGGACAGCGCTTGAGCGGGTTCCCCGCAAAGCCGGGGCTTGGACTTGCGATGCTGGAGGAAACTCCGGTCGCGCTGGTCGAAGCATCGGCCGACGGCCTGAAGGTCGTCAGGGGCTTCAACCTTTAG
- a CDS encoding Crp/Fnr family transcriptional regulator: protein MIDSMWLRRLSEFIEPTTDELAALEDAALSRRVFKRNQTISLQGQAVKEVYFLRQGWVGSSLELGPERSQLVKIFLPGDFPGLASIALERAAATLVALTDVTVDVIPLDHLARFFERAPRFLFALLVMTQQERVMLMDQLTMVGQSKALQRLAALIVHMHRRLSVLRPGTGNVIEWPLTQQRVAEAAGLTSVHVNRVFRELTERGLIAREGRQLRLLDIEALSRLSGLPERHFAKEPPWLVKCCEPATVDAAAGHLNRCFG, encoded by the coding sequence GTGATCGATAGTATGTGGTTGCGTCGATTGTCGGAGTTCATCGAGCCTACGACCGACGAGCTTGCGGCGCTCGAAGACGCCGCGCTCAGCCGCCGAGTTTTCAAACGCAACCAGACTATCAGCCTCCAGGGCCAGGCTGTGAAGGAAGTCTACTTCCTCAGGCAGGGGTGGGTTGGAAGCAGCTTGGAATTGGGTCCTGAGCGCAGTCAGCTCGTCAAAATCTTCTTACCTGGCGATTTCCCGGGCTTGGCCAGCATTGCGTTGGAGCGAGCCGCTGCAACCTTGGTTGCGCTTACGGACGTGACGGTCGACGTCATACCGCTGGACCACCTGGCGCGCTTTTTCGAAAGGGCGCCGAGGTTCCTTTTCGCGCTGTTGGTTATGACGCAGCAAGAGCGCGTCATGCTTATGGATCAGTTGACGATGGTCGGCCAATCGAAAGCGCTCCAACGGCTCGCTGCCCTAATTGTCCACATGCACAGGCGTTTGTCGGTGCTTCGGCCAGGAACAGGAAATGTCATCGAATGGCCCCTTACACAGCAGCGTGTCGCCGAAGCCGCGGGCCTGACTAGCGTCCACGTCAACCGGGTCTTCCGCGAGCTCACCGAGCGCGGGCTAATCGCCCGGGAGGGCCGGCAACTAAGGCTTCTCGATATTGAGGCCCTTTCAAGGCTGTCGGGCTTGCCGGAGCGTCATTTCGCAAAGGAGCCCCCTTGGCTCGTGAAATGTTGCGAACCAGCAACCGTGGATGCCGCAGCGGGTCACTTAAATCGATGCTTCGGCTAG
- a CDS encoding YkgJ family cysteine cluster protein: MDPAQYQRQLVQDRAHVAGGLNVRVPDGRQVAALMRVLRDLVDVAKAQHSVTPLMAFFQDNIEKADKAFLSDIPVACHRGCAHCCRIWVDASPVEVLYVAKSFSGAARDQATETFRDAVSVTGGMSSAERGKLVYPCPNLKDGVCSIYDVRPTVCRSLVSMDASVCARVFYLLSDEEIVSPAPNILLGRGYRLALAGALKHAGLAHTQVELNSSLDIAFSNPQAEQQWLEGEDPFAAADKAPEDDVMADENYRMIYETAFAGY; this comes from the coding sequence ATGGATCCCGCCCAGTATCAGCGCCAGCTCGTTCAGGATCGCGCCCACGTGGCCGGCGGCTTGAATGTGCGCGTTCCCGACGGGAGGCAGGTTGCCGCCTTGATGCGCGTGCTTCGCGACCTCGTCGACGTCGCGAAGGCACAGCACTCCGTCACGCCCCTGATGGCGTTCTTCCAGGACAATATAGAAAAGGCCGACAAGGCATTCCTGAGCGACATACCCGTCGCTTGTCATCGCGGCTGCGCGCACTGCTGCCGGATCTGGGTCGACGCCAGCCCCGTTGAAGTTCTCTACGTTGCGAAGTCCTTCAGCGGCGCTGCACGCGACCAGGCAACCGAGACATTCCGCGATGCCGTGTCCGTCACCGGCGGCATGTCGTCCGCGGAGCGCGGGAAGCTCGTCTACCCGTGCCCCAATTTGAAGGATGGCGTCTGTTCGATCTACGATGTCAGGCCGACCGTTTGCCGTTCGCTGGTTTCCATGGACGCCAGCGTCTGCGCTCGCGTCTTCTATCTCTTGTCTGACGAGGAAATCGTGTCACCGGCGCCGAACATCCTCCTGGGCAGAGGCTACCGGCTGGCGCTCGCCGGAGCGCTCAAGCATGCGGGACTTGCCCACACGCAGGTCGAGCTCAACTCCTCGCTCGATATTGCGTTCTCGAACCCGCAGGCGGAGCAGCAATGGCTCGAAGGCGAAGACCCTTTCGCAGCAGCCGACAAAGCGCCCGAAGATGACGTGATGGCGGATGAGAACTACCGGATGATCTACGAGACCGCGTTCGCCGGTTATTGA
- the rbfA gene encoding 30S ribosome-binding factor RbfA: MRRQETSEGRSVRLLRVGEQVRHILSELLQRGDVHDETLQSYLVSVTEVRMSPDLRHATVFVKPLLGQDEEAVLKALRQNTAYLQREVAQRVRLKYASKLKFLADESFDEGTHIDRLLRSEKVAQDLGEE, from the coding sequence GTGCGTCGCCAGGAAACCTCCGAAGGCCGTTCCGTTCGCCTGCTTCGCGTCGGCGAGCAGGTGCGGCATATCCTCAGCGAGCTTCTGCAGCGCGGCGACGTGCATGACGAGACGCTTCAGTCGTACCTCGTCAGCGTCACCGAGGTGCGCATGTCGCCCGACCTTCGCCACGCTACGGTGTTCGTGAAGCCGCTGCTCGGCCAGGACGAGGAAGCCGTGCTGAAGGCGCTTCGCCAGAACACCGCTTACCTGCAGCGCGAAGTCGCGCAGCGTGTTCGGTTGAAATATGCGTCGAAGCTCAAGTTTCTCGCCGACGAAAGCTTCGACGAAGGCACGCACATCGACCGCCTCTTGCGTTCCGAGAAAGTCGCTCAGGACCTCGGCGAGGAATGA
- the rpsO gene encoding 30S ribosomal protein S15, whose amino-acid sequence MSITAERKEALIKEHGQGKGDTGSPEVQVAILTERINNLTQHFKTHAKDNHSRRGLLMLVNQRRSLLDYLRRKDEERYTDLIAKLGLRK is encoded by the coding sequence ATGTCGATTACCGCAGAGCGCAAGGAAGCGCTGATCAAGGAACATGGCCAAGGCAAGGGCGACACCGGTTCGCCGGAAGTCCAGGTCGCGATCCTCACCGAGCGCATCAACAACCTGACCCAGCACTTCAAGACCCACGCGAAGGACAACCATTCGCGTCGCGGCCTTCTTATGCTGGTCAACCAGCGCCGTTCGCTTCTCGATTATCTCCGTCGCAAAGACGAAGAGCGCTACACCGATCTCATCGCGAAGCTCGGCCTTCGCAAATAA
- the pnp gene encoding polyribonucleotide nucleotidyltransferase, which produces MFNTKTVEIEWGGKTLKLEAGRIARQADGAVLATLGETVVLCAVTAAKSVKPGQDFFPLTVHYQEKFSAAGRIPGGFFKRERGATEKETLTSRLIDRPIRPLFPDGFYNEVLVIAQVLSYDGENEPDILAMVAASAALTLSGVPFMGPIGAARVAFSNDGEYILNPTQTQIAEGRLDLVVAGTRDAVMMVESEAKELSEEEMLGAVMFAHNSMQPVVEAIIKLAEQAAKEPWELPATLDKTAIKAKLKELIGADIDAAYRMTNKSERSAALTAARLRAADAFIESDPQEQLVAGKLVKSLEADIVRGAILKEGRRIDGRDTKTVRPIEAVVGFLPRTHGSTLFTRGETQAIVTTTLGTKEAEQMIDGLEGLSYQRFMLHYNFPPYSVGEVGRFGAPGRREVGHGKLAWRALHPMLPTVEEFPYTIRVLSDITESNGSSSMATVCGGSLALMDAGVPLKAPVAGIAMGLILEGKDFAVISDILGDEDHLGDMDFKVAGTSNGITTMQMDIKVRGITEEIMRTALAQAKDGRAHILGEMAKALDHTREELSSHAPRIETMQIPKDKIREVIGTGGKVIREIVATTGAKVDIDDEGVIKIASSDVSQIEAARNWIRGIVAEPEPGTIYTGKVASIVDFGAFVTFMPGKDGLVHVSEIKNDRVENVRDVLSEGQEVKVKLLEVDQRGKVRLSMRLVDQETGEELPDTRPPREPREGGERGPRGDRGDRGDRGRHGRGDRDRGPRRDGGDRGPRRDDRGPRGDRGPRREGAGGGDDGPAPEFAPAFLTGDDAD; this is translated from the coding sequence ATGTTCAATACGAAAACTGTCGAAATCGAGTGGGGCGGTAAGACCCTCAAGCTCGAAGCGGGCCGCATTGCCCGTCAGGCCGACGGCGCGGTGCTCGCGACGCTCGGCGAAACCGTGGTGCTCTGTGCCGTCACCGCCGCAAAGTCGGTGAAGCCTGGTCAGGACTTCTTCCCACTGACCGTCCACTACCAGGAAAAGTTCTCCGCGGCCGGCCGCATTCCCGGCGGCTTCTTCAAGCGTGAGCGCGGCGCGACCGAAAAGGAAACGCTGACCAGCCGCCTGATCGACCGCCCGATCCGCCCGCTGTTCCCGGACGGCTTCTACAACGAAGTCCTCGTGATCGCGCAGGTCCTTTCCTACGACGGCGAGAACGAGCCGGACATCCTCGCGATGGTCGCCGCCTCCGCCGCGCTGACGCTTTCCGGCGTCCCCTTCATGGGCCCGATCGGCGCAGCTCGCGTCGCCTTCAGCAATGACGGCGAATACATCCTCAACCCGACCCAGACGCAGATTGCCGAAGGCCGCCTCGACCTCGTCGTCGCCGGCACCCGCGACGCCGTCATGATGGTCGAGTCCGAGGCCAAGGAGCTCTCCGAAGAGGAAATGCTCGGCGCCGTCATGTTCGCGCACAACTCGATGCAGCCGGTCGTGGAAGCGATCATCAAGCTCGCCGAGCAGGCCGCGAAGGAACCGTGGGAGCTTCCCGCGACGCTCGACAAGACCGCGATCAAGGCCAAGCTCAAGGAGCTTATCGGCGCCGACATCGACGCTGCATATCGCATGACCAACAAGTCGGAGCGTTCCGCTGCCCTGACCGCCGCGCGCCTTCGGGCCGCCGACGCGTTCATCGAAAGCGATCCGCAGGAACAGCTCGTCGCCGGCAAGCTGGTGAAGAGCCTCGAGGCGGACATCGTTCGCGGTGCGATCCTCAAGGAAGGCCGCCGCATCGACGGCCGCGACACCAAGACGGTCCGTCCGATCGAAGCCGTGGTCGGCTTCCTTCCGCGTACGCACGGCTCGACGCTGTTCACCCGCGGTGAGACGCAGGCGATCGTCACCACGACGCTTGGTACCAAGGAAGCGGAACAGATGATCGATGGCCTGGAGGGTCTCTCCTACCAGCGCTTCATGCTGCACTATAACTTCCCGCCCTATTCGGTCGGTGAAGTCGGCCGCTTCGGCGCCCCGGGCCGTCGCGAAGTCGGTCACGGCAAGCTCGCCTGGCGCGCGCTTCATCCGATGCTGCCGACAGTCGAGGAATTCCCGTATACGATCCGCGTCCTGTCCGACATCACCGAGTCCAACGGCTCGAGCTCGATGGCGACCGTCTGCGGCGGTTCCCTGGCCCTGATGGACGCCGGCGTTCCGCTGAAGGCGCCGGTCGCGGGCATCGCGATGGGCCTGATCCTCGAAGGCAAGGACTTCGCGGTGATCAGTGACATCCTTGGCGACGAGGATCACCTCGGCGACATGGACTTCAAGGTCGCCGGCACCTCCAACGGCATCACCACGATGCAGATGGACATCAAGGTCCGCGGCATCACCGAGGAAATCATGCGCACCGCCCTCGCCCAGGCGAAGGACGGCCGCGCTCACATCCTCGGCGAAATGGCCAAGGCGCTCGATCACACCCGTGAAGAGCTTTCCAGCCACGCGCCGCGCATCGAGACGATGCAGATCCCGAAGGACAAGATCCGCGAAGTGATCGGCACCGGCGGCAAGGTCATCCGCGAGATCGTCGCGACGACCGGCGCCAAGGTCGACATCGACGACGAGGGCGTCATCAAGATCGCCTCGTCCGACGTCAGCCAGATCGAAGCCGCCCGCAACTGGATCCGCGGCATCGTCGCGGAGCCGGAGCCCGGCACGATCTACACTGGCAAGGTGGCGAGCATCGTCGACTTCGGCGCATTCGTGACCTTCATGCCTGGCAAGGACGGACTGGTTCACGTTTCGGAGATCAAGAACGATCGTGTCGAGAACGTCCGCGACGTCCTGAGTGAAGGACAGGAGGTCAAGGTCAAGCTGCTCGAGGTCGACCAGCGCGGCAAGGTCCGCTTGTCGATGCGTCTCGTCGATCAGGAGACCGGCGAAGAGCTTCCGGACACCCGTCCCCCACGCGAACCGCGTGAAGGCGGCGAGCGTGGCCCGCGCGGTGACCGTGGCGACCGCGGAGACCGTGGCCGTCATGGCCGCGGCGACCGCGACCGTGGACCTCGCCGTGATGGCGGCGACCGCGGTCCTCGCCGTGACGACCGTGGCCCACGCGGCGATCGCGGACCCCGTCGTGAAGGAGCAGGCGGCGGCGACGACGGCCCAGCGCCGGAGTTCGCTCCCGCGTTCCTGACGGGCGACGACGCGGACTGA
- the infB gene encoding translation initiation factor IF-2, giving the protein MADQTEKPKLGTRPPLGLKRTVETGKVKQSFSHGRSNTVVVEVKKRRILGRPGETPPAEAPAPEPVAEAPKPAPKPATPAAPAPRRLSEAEQISQRRADLEKMQREAEEDRLRLSQEARRREERTKVAQSEEERRRAEENRKAEEAAAEQARIAAEEEARRAAEAAAAPAPEASAPAQDEERTAPRRPAGGHAPPPRRPEPARPNRGRGDDQRHRGKLTVTRALSDEDESRARSLAALRRAREKEKRHHMETGPATKQVRDVVVPEAITVQELANRMAERGADLVKALFKMGSPVTLTQTIDQDTAELLVTEFGHRIKRVSESDIDIDTSEDVDAPETLRPRPPVVTIMGHVDHGKTSLLDAIRGASVQSGEAGGITQHIGAYQVALPDKSKITFLDTPGHEAFSDMRARGANVTDIVILVVAADDGLRPQTIEAINHTKAAGVPMIVAINKIDKPEAKPQKVREELLQHEIIVEDMGGDVQDVEVSATKKTNLDKLLEAIQLQSEILELKANPDRAAEGTVIEAKLDKGRGPLATVLVERGTLRVGDVFVAGASSGKVRALIDDHGRQVKEAGPSVPVEVLGLSAVPSAGDPFTVVENEGRAREVAAYRQGVLDRKRTTSAPVSLENMFANHASTVKEVPLVVKADVQGSVEAIVQALNRLGTDEVRVRVLHSGVGAITESDVTLASASGAPIIGFNVRPNAKAREVADRNKVEFRYYDVIYHLTDWVKGAMAGELGPEIIETVVGRARVQEVFPAGKKDKAAGLLVLEGVIRKGLNARLTREDVIVSKTTISSLRRFKDDVAEVVSGLECGVLLADTNDIKPGDSLEVFEVEERARTL; this is encoded by the coding sequence ATGGCAGACCAGACCGAAAAGCCGAAGCTTGGAACCCGGCCGCCGCTGGGCCTCAAGCGCACGGTAGAGACCGGCAAGGTCAAGCAGAGCTTCAGCCATGGCCGCTCCAACACGGTTGTGGTCGAGGTCAAGAAGCGCCGTATCCTCGGCCGTCCGGGCGAGACTCCGCCCGCCGAGGCGCCCGCGCCCGAGCCCGTTGCCGAAGCGCCCAAGCCTGCGCCGAAGCCTGCTACGCCAGCCGCGCCGGCCCCGCGCCGCCTGTCGGAAGCCGAGCAGATCTCGCAACGCCGCGCCGATCTCGAGAAGATGCAGCGCGAGGCTGAGGAAGACCGTCTCCGCCTGTCGCAGGAAGCGCGCCGCCGCGAGGAGCGAACCAAGGTTGCGCAGAGCGAGGAAGAGCGTCGCCGCGCCGAAGAGAATCGCAAGGCCGAAGAAGCCGCTGCCGAGCAGGCGCGCATCGCTGCCGAGGAAGAAGCGCGCCGCGCGGCCGAAGCTGCCGCCGCACCGGCGCCTGAGGCGAGCGCACCCGCGCAGGACGAGGAGCGCACCGCTCCGCGCCGCCCCGCCGGCGGCCACGCCCCGCCGCCCCGCCGTCCCGAGCCCGCGCGCCCAAACCGCGGCCGCGGCGACGACCAGCGCCATCGCGGCAAGCTCACCGTCACCCGTGCTCTTTCCGATGAGGACGAGAGCCGCGCCCGCTCGCTTGCAGCGCTTCGCCGCGCCCGCGAAAAGGAAAAGCGCCACCACATGGAAACCGGCCCTGCGACCAAGCAGGTCCGCGATGTCGTGGTGCCGGAAGCGATCACGGTTCAGGAGCTCGCCAACCGCATGGCCGAGCGCGGCGCCGACCTGGTCAAGGCCCTCTTCAAGATGGGCTCGCCGGTTACGCTGACGCAGACGATCGACCAGGACACGGCAGAGCTGCTCGTCACCGAGTTCGGTCACCGCATCAAGCGCGTCAGCGAGAGCGACATCGATATCGACACCTCCGAGGACGTGGATGCGCCCGAAACGCTCCGGCCGCGTCCGCCGGTCGTCACGATCATGGGCCACGTCGACCACGGCAAGACGTCGCTACTTGACGCGATCCGCGGCGCCAGCGTGCAGTCGGGTGAAGCCGGCGGCATCACGCAGCACATCGGCGCCTACCAGGTTGCGCTGCCCGACAAGTCGAAGATCACCTTCCTCGACACGCCGGGCCACGAAGCATTCTCTGACATGCGCGCCCGCGGTGCGAACGTCACCGACATCGTAATCCTGGTGGTCGCGGCCGACGACGGCCTGCGCCCGCAGACGATCGAGGCGATCAATCACACCAAGGCCGCGGGCGTCCCGATGATCGTGGCGATCAACAAGATCGATAAGCCGGAAGCCAAGCCCCAGAAGGTCCGCGAGGAACTGCTTCAGCACGAGATCATCGTCGAGGACATGGGCGGCGACGTCCAGGATGTCGAAGTTTCGGCGACCAAGAAGACCAACCTCGACAAGCTGCTGGAAGCGATCCAGCTGCAGTCGGAAATCCTTGAGCTCAAGGCCAATCCCGACCGCGCTGCCGAGGGCACCGTCATCGAGGCTAAGCTCGACAAGGGCCGTGGGCCGCTTGCGACCGTGCTCGTCGAGCGCGGAACGCTTCGTGTCGGCGACGTGTTCGTCGCGGGCGCGTCGAGCGGCAAGGTCCGCGCGCTGATCGACGACCACGGCCGTCAGGTAAAGGAAGCCGGACCGTCGGTCCCGGTTGAGGTGCTCGGCCTGTCAGCCGTTCCGTCGGCGGGCGATCCGTTCACGGTCGTCGAAAATGAGGGACGGGCCCGCGAAGTCGCGGCCTATCGCCAGGGCGTGCTCGATCGGAAGCGGACCACCAGCGCACCGGTCAGCCTGGAAAACATGTTCGCCAACCACGCCTCGACCGTGAAGGAAGTGCCGCTGGTCGTGAAGGCCGACGTGCAGGGCTCGGTCGAAGCGATCGTTCAGGCACTCAACCGCCTCGGCACCGACGAAGTTCGCGTGCGCGTCCTTCACTCGGGCGTCGGCGCGATCACCGAAAGCGACGTCACCCTCGCCTCTGCGAGCGGCGCGCCGATCATCGGCTTCAACGTCCGCCCCAATGCCAAGGCGCGCGAAGTCGCCGACCGCAACAAGGTCGAGTTCCGCTACTACGACGTCATCTACCATCTAACCGACTGGGTGAAAGGTGCGATGGCGGGCGAGCTCGGTCCGGAGATCATCGAGACGGTCGTTGGCCGTGCCCGCGTCCAGGAAGTCTTCCCGGCCGGCAAGAAGGACAAGGCCGCCGGCCTGCTCGTCCTCGAAGGCGTCATCCGCAAGGGCCTCAACGCCCGCCTCACGCGCGAGGACGTCATCGTGTCGAAGACGACGATCAGCTCGCTGAGGCGCTTCAAGGACGATGTGGCGGAAGTCGTGTCGGGTCTGGAGTGCGGCGTGCTGCTCGCCGATACGAACGACATCAAGCCCGGCGACAGCCTTGAGGTGTTCGAGGTCGAAGAAAGAGCTAGGACGCTCTAG
- a CDS encoding biliverdin-producing heme oxygenase — protein sequence MKTRFALKDATDDVHRELDDRLSRLDLSDAADYARFLKIQARAVPAVEGALASAGLDQMVAGWSNARRTRAIESDLAALGEPMPSPANAPEISGVGDLLGTAYVLEGSRLGGRVLRQKVADGLPVSFLSRSEESDPWLTVVAALDRLLYSDSLLGEAKDGARRCFALFLNVAKEAGV from the coding sequence ATGAAAACACGCTTCGCACTCAAAGACGCGACAGACGACGTCCATCGCGAACTCGATGACCGCCTGTCGCGGCTCGATCTGTCCGACGCTGCTGACTACGCGCGGTTCCTCAAGATTCAGGCGCGAGCGGTTCCGGCAGTCGAAGGCGCGCTGGCGTCCGCAGGACTTGACCAGATGGTCGCTGGCTGGAGCAATGCGCGGCGGACGCGCGCCATCGAGTCCGATCTCGCCGCCTTGGGTGAGCCAATGCCGTCGCCGGCAAATGCGCCAGAGATTTCCGGGGTCGGGGATCTTCTTGGCACTGCCTACGTCCTCGAAGGCTCCCGTCTCGGCGGCCGCGTATTGCGGCAGAAAGTCGCTGACGGCCTCCCCGTAAGCTTCCTAAGTCGTTCGGAAGAAAGCGATCCCTGGCTGACAGTTGTTGCGGCGCTGGACCGGCTTCTCTATTCGGATTCGCTGCTCGGTGAAGCCAAGGACGGAGCCCGTCGTTGTTTCGCCCTGTTTCTGAACGTGGCGAAAGAGGCCGGTGTTTGA
- a CDS encoding thymidine kinase: protein MAKLYFYYAAMNAGKSTTLLQADFNYRERGMETMLWTAKLDERSGAGVIGSRIALSAPAHTFDESVDLFMSIGEELRRRDVDCILVDEAQFLTQRHVLELCEVSDALGIPVLCYGLRTDFQGKLFPGSAALLALADSLVELKAVCECGRKATMNLRVDKEGHAVAAGAQTEIGGNDRYIALCRKHFFERLREGEARQLSLGLARR from the coding sequence ATGGCCAAGCTCTATTTCTATTATGCGGCGATGAACGCGGGGAAGTCGACGACCCTGCTGCAGGCGGACTTCAATTATCGCGAGCGCGGCATGGAAACGATGCTGTGGACCGCGAAGCTCGACGAGCGGTCGGGCGCCGGCGTGATCGGGTCGCGCATCGCCTTGTCGGCACCTGCTCACACCTTCGACGAAAGCGTCGACCTGTTCATGTCGATCGGCGAGGAACTGCGGAGGCGGGATGTCGACTGCATCCTAGTCGATGAGGCGCAGTTCCTGACGCAACGCCACGTGCTCGAGCTTTGCGAGGTGTCGGACGCGCTCGGCATTCCGGTACTTTGCTACGGGCTTCGCACCGATTTTCAGGGCAAGCTGTTTCCCGGCTCGGCGGCATTGCTCGCTTTGGCGGACTCGCTCGTGGAGTTGAAGGCGGTGTGCGAGTGCGGCCGCAAGGCGACCATGAACCTGCGCGTCGATAAGGAGGGCCACGCCGTCGCCGCCGGCGCACAGACGGAGATCGGCGGCAACGATCGCTACATCGCGCTTTGCCGCAAGCATTTCTTCGAGCGCCTGCGCGAAGGCGAGGCGCGTCAGCTTAGCCTTGGCCTCGCCCGCCGTTAA